One window of the Lemur catta isolate mLemCat1 chromosome 6, mLemCat1.pri, whole genome shotgun sequence genome contains the following:
- the CSRNP2 gene encoding cysteine/serine-rich nuclear protein 2, whose translation MDAFTGSGLKRKFDDVDVGSSVSNSDDEISSSDSADSCDSLNPPTTASFTPTSILKRQKQLRRKNVRFDQVTVYYFARRQGFTSVPSQGGSSLGMAQRHNSVRSYTLCEFAQEQEVNHREILREHLKEEKLHAKKMKLTKNGTVESVEADGLTLDDVSDEDIDVENVEVDDYFFLQPLPTKRRRALLRASGVHRIDAEEKQELRAIRLSREECGCDCRLYCDPEACACSQAGIKCQVDRMSFPCGCSRDGCGNMAGRIEFNPIRVRTHYLHTIMKLELESKRQVSRPAAPDEEPSPMASCSLTGAQGSETQDFQEFIAENETAVMHLQSAEELERLKAEEDSSGSSASLDSSIESLGVCILEEPLAVPEELCPGLTAPILIQAQLPPGSSVLCFAENSDHPTASTVNNPSYLNSGPLVYYQVEQRPVLGVKGEPGTEEGPASFPKEKDLSVFSLPVTSLMACSPTDPAALCKSEMGKTSTLEALLPEDCNPEEPENEDFRPSWSPSNLPFCTDSEEGCGVEKTSQQSEDRPPEDPSLELPLAV comes from the exons ATGGATGCATTCACGGGCTCGGGTCTCAAGAGGAAGTTTGATGATGTGGATGTGGGCTCTTCAGTTTCCAACTCAGATGATGAGATCTCCAGCAGTGACAGTGCTGACAGCTGCGACAGCCTCAATCCTCCTACAACTGCCAGCTTCACAC CCACATCCATCCTGAAGCGGCAGAAGCAGCTGCGGAGGAAGAATGTACGCTTTGATCAGGTGACTGTATATTACTTTGCCCGGCGCCAAGGTTTCACCAGTGTGCCCAGCCAGGGTGGTAGCTCTCTGGGCATGGCCCAGCGCCATAACTCCGTACGCAGCTACACACTCTGTGAGTTTGCTCAAGAGCAGGAGGTAAACCATCGAGAGATTCTCCGGGAGCACCTAAAGGAAGAGAAACTCCATGCCAAGAAAATGAAG CTGACCAAGAATGGGACGGTGGAGTCTGTGGAGGCTGATGGCCTGACACTGGATGACGTTTCAGATGAAGATATTGATGTGGAAAATGTGGAGGTGGATGATTACTTCTTCCTGCAGCCACTGCCCACCAAACGGCGACGGGCCCTGCTCAGGGCTTCTGGGGTCCACCGCATCGACGCTGAAGAGAAGCAAGAACTTCGAGCCATCCGCCTGTCTCGGGAAGAGTGTGGTTGTGACTGTCGACTGTATTGTGACCCAGAAGCGTGTGCTTGTAGCCAGGCTGGGATTAAATGCCAG GTGGATCGCATGTCCTTTCCCTGTGGCTGCTCCCGGGATGGCTGCGGGAACATGGCTGGGCGCATCGAGTTTAATCCGATCCGGGTCCGGACTCATTACCTCCACACCATTATGAAGCTGGAGCTGGAGAGCAAGCGGCAGGTGAGCCGCCCAGCAGCCCCAGACGAGGAGCCCTCACCCATGGCCAGCTGCAGCCTGACAGGAGCACAGGGCTCCGAGACGCAGGACTTCCAGGAGTTCATTGCCGAGAACGAGACAGCAGTGATGCACCTGCAGAGTGCAGAGGAACTGGAGCGGCTCAAGGCAGAGGAAGACTCCAGTGGCTCCAGCGCCAGCCTAGACTCAAGCATTGAGAGCCTGGGTGTGTGTATCCTGGAGGAGCCCCTTGCTGTTCCCGAAGAGCTGTGCCCAGGCCTTACAGCCCCCATTCTCATCCAGGCTCAGCTGCCCCCAGGCTCCTCCGTCCTGTGTTTTGCCGAGAACTCAGACCACCCAACTGCCTCCACGGTGAACAACCCATCCTACTTGAACAGTGGGCCCCTGGTCTATTACCAGGTGGAGCAGAGGCCAGTCTTGGGAGTGAAAGGAGAGCCTGGTACGGAAGAAGGCCCAGCCTCTTTCCCCAAGGAGAAGGATCTGAGCGTCTTCTCTCTCCCTGTTACCTCACTGATGGCTTGTAGCCCCACAGACCCAGCTGCCCTCTGTAAATCAGAGATGGGGAAAACGTCCACTCTAGAAGCGCTATTGCCTGAAGATTGTAACCCCGAGGAGCCCGAGAATGAAGATTTCCGCCCGTCTTGGTCCCCCTCAAACCTCCCATTCTGCACGGACAGTGAAGAAGGCTGTGGGGTGGAGAAGACCTCACAGCAGAGTGAGGATCGGCCCCCTGAAGATCCTTCCCTAGAACTCCCGCTGGCGGTGTGA
- the LETMD1 gene encoding LETM1 domain-containing protein 1 isoform X4 has protein sequence MKGIISIPPFANYLVFLLMYLFPRQLLIQHFWTPKQQIDFLDIYHALRKQSHLEIISYLERVIPLISDAGLQWHLSEMCTKIQRGIHPAIHDILALRKCFCNHPLGMNQLQALHMKALSRAMLLTPYLPPPLLRHRLKTHTTVIHHLDRALAKLGVAQLTAQEVKSACYLRGLNSTHIAEDRCRTWLGEWLQISCTLKEAELSLLLHNVVLLSTNYLGTRR, from the exons GTATCATTTCCATTCCACCCTTTGCCAACTACCTGGTCTTCTTGCTAAT gTACCTGTTTCCCAGGCAACTACTGATCCAGCATTTCtggaccccaaaacaacaaattgaTTTCTTAGATATCTACCATGCCCTCCGAAAGCAGTCCCACTTAGAAATCATTAGTTATTTAGAAAGGGTCATCCCTCTCATTTCTGATGCAGGACTCCAGTGGCATCTGTCAGAAATGTGCACCAAG ATACAGCGCGGTATCCACCCAGCAATACATGATATCTTGGCTCTAAGGAAGTGTTTCTGTAACCATCCTCTGGGCATGAACCAACTCCAGGCTTTGCACATG AAAGCCTTGAGCCGGGCCATGCTTCTTACACCCTATCTGCCTCCTCCCTTGTTGAGACATCGTTTGAAAACTCATACCACTGTGATTCACCACCTGGACAGGGCTTTGGCAAAGCTGGGGGTTGCTCAGCTAACTGCTCAAGAAGTAAAATCG GCTTGTTATCTTCGTGGCCTGAATTCTACCCATATTGCTGAAGACAGGTGTCGAACTTGGCTGGGAGAATGGCTACAGATTTCCTGCACCTTGAAAG AAGCTGAGCTGTCCCTCTTGCTGCACAACGTGGTCCTGCTTTCCACCAACTACCTTGGGACAAGGCGCTGA
- the LETMD1 gene encoding LETM1 domain-containing protein 1 isoform X5 — protein sequence MYLFPRQLLIQHFWTPKQQIDFLDIYHALRKQSHLEIISYLERVIPLISDAGLQWHLSEMCTKIQRGIHPAIHDILALRKCFCNHPLGMNQLQALHMKALSRAMLLTPYLPPPLLRHRLKTHTTVIHHLDRALAKLGVAQLTAQEVKSACYLRGLNSTHIAEDRCRTWLGEWLQISCTLKEAELSLLLHNVVLLSTNYLGTRR from the exons AT gTACCTGTTTCCCAGGCAACTACTGATCCAGCATTTCtggaccccaaaacaacaaattgaTTTCTTAGATATCTACCATGCCCTCCGAAAGCAGTCCCACTTAGAAATCATTAGTTATTTAGAAAGGGTCATCCCTCTCATTTCTGATGCAGGACTCCAGTGGCATCTGTCAGAAATGTGCACCAAG ATACAGCGCGGTATCCACCCAGCAATACATGATATCTTGGCTCTAAGGAAGTGTTTCTGTAACCATCCTCTGGGCATGAACCAACTCCAGGCTTTGCACATG AAAGCCTTGAGCCGGGCCATGCTTCTTACACCCTATCTGCCTCCTCCCTTGTTGAGACATCGTTTGAAAACTCATACCACTGTGATTCACCACCTGGACAGGGCTTTGGCAAAGCTGGGGGTTGCTCAGCTAACTGCTCAAGAAGTAAAATCG GCTTGTTATCTTCGTGGCCTGAATTCTACCCATATTGCTGAAGACAGGTGTCGAACTTGGCTGGGAGAATGGCTACAGATTTCCTGCACCTTGAAAG AAGCTGAGCTGTCCCTCTTGCTGCACAACGTGGTCCTGCTTTCCACCAACTACCTTGGGACAAGGCGCTGA